The sequence below is a genomic window from Salinisphaera sp. T31B1.
TCGCATGGCCCGGGCCACGGTGATGAACCGCCCGAACAGCACCGGACCCGAGGTCAGCACGATGAACGCGGCGGTCATGGGCATTGCGCCCCACAGCGCCGACAGATCGAACGACGACTGGATACGCGCGGCCAGCGGCTGCGGATAATAGATACAGGCCGCAGCGGCGGCACCGGCCACGGCGAGCTTGAGAGCGTCACGAACAGCGGTCATGCGTCGTCCATCGGAAAGAACCATTGAGGTTCACCAGGCCAGAATGTGGCCTATACATCAAGTTCTATGCGCCCGCTGATGTGCCCGGCCGAGCCAAATATGCGCACGACCGTCGCCGCGCAGCGCGCAGACACGGCTCCTCGCCGCGCGGCGCGAGTCGTCGTTCGGCCGAGTTGTATCAGTCCGCTGGCTCAGTCCCGGTGGGAGTGGGGCCTGGCGAGCACGCACTGTCGCAGCGCGAGCCATTGGCAAGAGCGAACGGCGTTTTCTGTCGATATCCGAATTCCGTCAATGCTGTGACACAGAGAGGCCGTAGCGACGGGGGGCCGGCGCCTGGGGAGGGTGTACGCCGCCCGTCCGAGCAGTGGCAACGCGATCCGCCCGCGTCGATGTTCGACGGCGCCATGCCCGGTGGCCGCTGGGCGTCGGCGTGCACCAGCGTTCGCTGACGCGGCGGGGTCGTTTTTCCTTTACCGACTGGCGTGTGTAAACGCAAGGCCGTCGTATCTCCATGCGACGTCAAGCGGCCGACCGATGCTCGAGCGCGCCACGGCACCTCGCCCGCGCCCGCAGCCGAGGATCAGTTTGGCTCGCGCAGACGCTGACGCAACGCCGCGTTCTCGGCCTCCAACGCTTGCACCCGTGCTTCGAGCTCGGCAACCCGCGCGGTTGCCGCGGAGCCGCTGCGATTGGCGGCTGCCTTTTCGGCATGCGCCGATCGGTCCACCGGCCCGCAGAGCTGATGCATCAGCTCTGCTTCCTTGCGGCCGGGCGTACGCGGCAGCTCGACGAGCAAGGCGCTGTCGTCCTCGCCGACCCGCTCCGCGACGGCGGCGGTGACCGCGGCGTTGTCGGCAAAGTCGTGGAGGCGGCCGCTACGGGCGCGCAGCTCACCCGGTGTCTGCGCACCGCGCAGCAGCAGCAGGGTAAGCACGGCGAACTCGGCGCGGTCGAGCTTCAGATCGGCGAACTGGGTGTTGCACAGTCGCTGCTTGTATTTTTCCGTGCCGTTACGAAAGTTCTCCTCGATATGCAGCAGACTGCGCTGGCCGAGCGCGCGGCAGGCGCGCTGAACTTCGGCCGGCTTGAGCGACATGACCGGATCGCGTGCCGATTTCTGGTTGGCCGCGTTGGTGAGCGCGTTGAGCGTCAGCGGGTATTGATCCGGCGTGGTGACCGATTTCTCCATGAGACAGCCGAGAATCCGAGCTTCGATATCGGTGAGCGTGGGCAGCATGGCATTCGCGCATTGAAGACAGGGGCGACCATGCTAGGGCTTGTCGGGGTTTCGTACGAGCCCGGCCGGTGGCGTACAGCCGGTTCCAGGCGCGCCGCGCCACGCGATCCGGGCGCTATCGGAGCGCGATCGCCGCGGGGCACGGTGCCGGGTGGTGTGGAATCAGCGGGCCGGCCTGCTCGCAATGGCCAGGCGATGCGCATGAGCGTACAGGCTGGACCCGGCTCGGTGTCGTGGTCGCACCTGCGTTCGAGGCGTTGCCCCAGGGGATGGCCGGTTGGTCGAGTCGGGATTCGGCCGGTGATTCAGAAGGCCTGGCCCCAGCTTTCGCCTGCCAGCGCGAGGACCTGTTCGATCTCGTCGTCCGGTACGGCCTGTGCGTCGCCCTTTTCCAGAGGGTCGTCGTGGAATACGAACAACCGCGAGGCGAACTGCGCGAACGGCAGGCTGGCCTCGCCCGCGATTTCTCCGTGGCCGCGGGTCGCGGTAACGATGCTCTGGCCCCAGTCCTGGCCGCTGTCGTTGTTTGGGTTGTAGAAATACACGCGCATCTTGTGGTTCGGGTCCAGCCCGACGCGCAGGATAGTGATGGCATGACGGCCGACATAACGCGCTGCGCTGTCGGTGACCGCGATGCCGGCCGGCTGCGGGTGGATCACCGGCAGATTGCCGTTGTAGTACGGGTGGTAACTGGCATAGAACTGACGGATGAAGTCGTCGTGGTGTTCGATCTTGCCGGTGACATGGTGGGCGACGGTGCGAAAGCCCTGGCCGACCCACCAGCCGTAGAACGCCGGGTTGATCCAGCGATGCAGGTCGTCGTCGCGCGCTCCGCAGAGCCGTCCCATCTCGATATAGATTCGGTCGAGATGCGGTACCAGCACCATCGAAACGGCATCGACATCGAGCGGCCGCTGTTTGGCCAGACCGGCGTCCAGGCCCTTGGATGAGACGGTCTCGCCTTCGAAACGGATGAGGATCTCGTCGTCACGAGCGGCCCAGGCGATCAGCTGCAGCAGATAGTCGGGGTCGTTATCGGCCCACATCGACAGCCCGATCACCGACTGGCAGGTCGGATTGTTGCCCTGACCGACGCCCAGCGGCTGGCCGAGCAGCTTGAGCACGCCGGCCAGCAGATACACGCGCGGTTTGTGAGCGGGTCCAAAGGCCTGTGTCAGCATGTCGGCGGTTTCGGCCGACAGCGGCAGCTGAATCTGTCGCCACAGCCCGGCGGCGACCGGCGCCGAATAAAGCACCGCTCGTTCGATCAGTCGTGCCAGCCCGTAAATGGCCTCGGCGGTTTCGACATGCACGGCTTCGTCGATGAGCGTATGCACCAGCGCCTGGTAGCACAGCAGTACATCGCGGCCTGTCGTGCTCAGTCCGAGCGCGATCGGAATCAGCTCGTCGCCTTCTTCGCCAAGACTGCGCAGATGGCGCAGGAAAACCGCGTGATAGACCGATGTCAGGCCGCTGTCGTGCATGGCCTGGGCGAAGCCGTGGGCTTCGTCGGACAGCGCGCCCGGCTGCATGGCGGCCAGGCGTTCGGCATACAGCTCGATGCCCGGATCCTCGCGACAGCCAGGGGTGGGCGCAAACAGGCAGTCGACCAGCCGCGCCGCGTCCGGGTTGTCGGTTTCCAGGGAACGACCGTAGAGACACTGGGCGATCTGTACGACCATGGTTCGGGCGCTGGATACGTCGATAGGGCGCTGGTCGAGAATCCGCCACACCTCGGCGACGAGGCTGTCGAGGATGTTCTCGTAGCCCATGCGCTCGACCAGAAAGGCATACAGGTTCTGGACGGCTCGCGTGAGCTCGGGCTCGCGTTCGCGATCGGATTCGGTGAGCTGCCCGGACAGCAGGTCCAGGTTCAGTGCCATGACCTGTTTTATGAAATGCTCGGCTCGTTCGGCGCTGATGCCCGGGTGTTCATAGTCGCCGGCGGCTACGGCCAGCAGACGCAGTTCGCTGAGCGATTCGATCACGGTGATATGGGCATCGCCGGCGCGCAGCGAGCGGCGGGCCAGCGCCGGCTGCAGGATCGAGGGCCGCGCCCAGTCCGTGCCCGAAAACACGCCCGCCGACTCGAACTTGGATACGCGCTCGTAGAGCACCTGGGCGCCGCCGGGTTCGGCCAGTACCGTGGCAGCGGCGGCAAGTACCCCGTGGGCAGGAATCGCCGGATCGGTCTGGCGGGCCTGGCCCAGCTGCAGCAGGGCGGTGTCGAGTGCGGATGTATCGGGCATCTATCGTCGGCTTTTCAGAGCAATGGACGCTAGCCTGCGCGCTTTCGCAGGCTGCGGCAAAGTCGTCGGCCGGAATTGCGCCCGAGCCGGGGCTAGCGGTAGAACAGTTCTGGCAGGATCTGGCTCAGCCACGGCAGGCAGGTGATCAGCGCCAGCGCGACCAGCGAGGCGAGCAGGAACGGCACGATCGCCACCCAGATTCGTTCGATCGGCTCGCCGCTGACGCGCGCGCTGACGAACAGGTTCACTGCCACGGGCGGAGTGATCTGGCCGATGGCCAGGTTCAGCGTCATCATCACGCCGAACCAGACCGGATCCCAGCCGAGCTGCTGCATGACCGGGATCAGCACCGGCAGGGTCAGGTAATAGATGCTGATTGCATCCATGAGCATGCCCAGCACCAGCCACATCAGATTGAGCAGCAGCAAGAACCAGGCGCCGTTATCTGCGATCGACAGCAGGGCATTGCTCAGTGTGTCCACCAACCCGACGGTGTCGGCGGCCCAGGCGAACAGGCCTGCCCAGGCGACGATCAGCAGAATAACGCCGCTGGATACCGCCGAGCTGACGAGCGTGGCATGGATATCGCGCCAACCCAGGCTGCGATAGATGAATACACCCACGAACAGCGCCCAGAACACACCCACGGCGGCGGCTTCGGTGGGCGTGAACAGCCCGCCGTAGATACCGCCCAGAATGATGACAGGCGTCATCAGCCCCCAGAAAGCATCGCGGACGGCGCGTGCGGTACCGCGCGGCGGCGTGTCGCTGGCGTCAGTCCGGCCCCAGCCTCGCATGCGTACCGTGATGATCGCGGCCACGCCCAGCAGCAGGCCGGTGAGCATGCCGGGAATGATGCCGGCCACGAACTGTTCGGCCACCGAGCCGGACACGATGGTGGCGTAGATGATGAACGCGATCGACGGGGGAATGATGATCGAAACTTCCGAGGCCGCCGCTACCAGTGCGCCGCCGAACGGGCGTCCGTAGCCCTGGCGGGTCATCATCGGGATCAGGATCGGGCCGAGAGCGGCCACCGTCGCCGGCCCGGAGCCGGACACCGCGCCCCAGAACATCGCCACGACCAGCGTGGTGATCGCGGCACTGCTGCCGCGCTGGCCGAACATCGCCATGGCCAGAGCCACGATGCGCTGGGCGATGCCAGCCCGGTCCATGATCGCACCGGCGAGGATGAAAAACGGTATCGCCAGCAGCGGAAAGTTGGCGATGCCGGCCTGAAAATTGAACGACACGATGCCCACGCCCAGATCGGCCTGCCAGATCACGAACACTGCGGCCGCACCCAGCGCCACGCCGACCGGCACGCGCAGGATCAGCAGCAGTGCGAAGATCGCAATCAGTGCCCAGTGCGGCATGGCCTGAACGTCAGCCCCGGCGCCAGACAGCGGCCGCGCCCAGCAGGGCGCGCACGGCCACCCAGGCCGAGAGCACCGGCGTCGGCCCGGTATACATCCAGTTCGGCCAGCCGAGCGCCGGCGAGGTCATGCCCAGCAGCAGATCGTCGGCGAGCTGGTAGTAACTCAGCCAGGCCAGCACGGCGAACAGCCCCGCTGTGACGACGAAGCCGAAGACGACGGCGCCCCGGCGCAGTGGCTCCGGCAGGAATTCCGTGGCTGCAACGAAGCGGATGTGCGCGCCTTCGCCGCCCTCGCGCAGGCCGATGGCGATACCGATGAGGGTCAGCCATACGAAGGCATTGACGATGATCTCGTGGGAAGCCGCCAGTGGGTAATGCAGCAGGTAGCGCGTCAGCACGTTGGCGAACGCCAGCGTGACCATGGCGGCGAGCACCAGGGCAGCCAGACCCTCCTCGAGCCGATCGACCCAGCGCGCTGCGATCACGCCGGCCGGCTCGCTATTTCGGCCGGCGTTTCATCTCGTCCGCGCCAGAGTCCGTGGCCGGTCGCGATCGCGACGCGGCCACAAGACACGGCAGACGAATCCGACACCGGCTAGCGCGCCTGCTGCTGATCGGTGCGCGCGGTATCAACCAGCTTGGCGCCGATGGTGTCTGTCCACTGGTCGACCACGGGGGCCACCTTGGCCTTGAAGGCGGCCAGCTGATCGTCGCTCAGCCGAGTGATGGTGACGCCGTTTTCCTCGAGCACTGCGTATGGGTCGGTGACGTCCGGCACCTCGTCGTGCTCTTTCAGCCAGGCGAGCGCGGCGCCGTCGTCCAGGCCCACGCGGGCCAGCGCCTTCTGATACTGCGCGGCATCCTCGGCGGACCGGCGGATCGCCTGCTTGATATCGTCGGGAAAGGCTCGCCATTCACGGCCGTTCACCGCATAGATGAGCGGGTCGACCACATAGTTCCATACGGTCAGCTGGTTCTGGCCGTACTGCCAGAGCTTGTAGGGCACGATCACGCCCGCCACCGGGTTTTCCTGGCCGTCGACCACGCCCTGCTGGAGCGCGGTCAGCGCCTCGGAGTAGGGCATGGCGGTCGGATTGGCGCCCAACGCCTGGAAGGTGTCGATGAACAGCTTCGAGCCCACCACGCGGATCTTCAGATCGTGCAGGTCGTCGGGTTTGACGATCGCGCGCTGGCTATTGGTCAGCTGGCGATAGCCGTTTTCGCCCCACGCGAGCGGCTGGACGCCCAGTTGCTCCAGACGGGCAAAGATCTGCTCGCCGGTCTTGCCATGGACGACCGCGTCCAGGCTGCCCGGCTGGGAAAAGAAGAACGGCAGGGAAAAGAGGTTCAGCTCTTTGACCTGCGGCGACCAGTTGATCGTCGAGGCCAGGGAGAAATCAGCCACGCCCTGTCGCAACAGGGTGAACTCGTTGGTCTGGTGGCCGGCGAACAGAGCGCCGGAATAGTAGACCTTGATGTTGATCCGGCCGTCGGTGCGCTCCTTGACCAGATCGGCGAAGCGCTGTGCGCCCATGCCCCAGGCGGTGTTGGGCCCGACCACCATGGACAGTTTGTACTGGGACTTGAGCGCCAGCGCCGGCGTGCTCATCAGTGTCGTCAGACACAGTACGGCCGCGAGACGCATCCATTTGTTCGACATGATTCTCCCCTGCATCGGTAGGCACTGGGCGCCCGGTGTGGCCGCTCGGTGGGCCGAGCGGTTCACGACCGCCCCCGGCGATC
It includes:
- a CDS encoding DUF480 domain-containing protein translates to MLPTLTDIEARILGCLMEKSVTTPDQYPLTLNALTNAANQKSARDPVMSLKPAEVQRACRALGQRSLLHIEENFRNGTEKYKQRLCNTQFADLKLDRAEFAVLTLLLLRGAQTPGELRARSGRLHDFADNAAVTAAVAERVGEDDSALLVELPRTPGRKEAELMHQLCGPVDRSAHAEKAAANRSGSAATARVAELEARVQALEAENAALRQRLREPN
- a CDS encoding TRAP transporter large permease yields the protein MPHWALIAIFALLLILRVPVGVALGAAAVFVIWQADLGVGIVSFNFQAGIANFPLLAIPFFILAGAIMDRAGIAQRIVALAMAMFGQRGSSAAITTLVVAMFWGAVSGSGPATVAALGPILIPMMTRQGYGRPFGGALVAAASEVSIIIPPSIAFIIYATIVSGSVAEQFVAGIIPGMLTGLLLGVAAIITVRMRGWGRTDASDTPPRGTARAVRDAFWGLMTPVIILGGIYGGLFTPTEAAAVGVFWALFVGVFIYRSLGWRDIHATLVSSAVSSGVILLIVAWAGLFAWAADTVGLVDTLSNALLSIADNGAWFLLLLNLMWLVLGMLMDAISIYYLTLPVLIPVMQQLGWDPVWFGVMMTLNLAIGQITPPVAVNLFVSARVSGEPIERIWVAIVPFLLASLVALALITCLPWLSQILPELFYR
- a CDS encoding TRAP transporter small permease translates to MIAARWVDRLEEGLAALVLAAMVTLAFANVLTRYLLHYPLAASHEIIVNAFVWLTLIGIAIGLREGGEGAHIRFVAATEFLPEPLRRGAVVFGFVVTAGLFAVLAWLSYYQLADDLLLGMTSPALGWPNWMYTGPTPVLSAWVAVRALLGAAAVWRRG
- a CDS encoding DctP family TRAP transporter solute-binding subunit, encoding MSNKWMRLAAVLCLTTLMSTPALALKSQYKLSMVVGPNTAWGMGAQRFADLVKERTDGRINIKVYYSGALFAGHQTNEFTLLRQGVADFSLASTINWSPQVKELNLFSLPFFFSQPGSLDAVVHGKTGEQIFARLEQLGVQPLAWGENGYRQLTNSQRAIVKPDDLHDLKIRVVGSKLFIDTFQALGANPTAMPYSEALTALQQGVVDGQENPVAGVIVPYKLWQYGQNQLTVWNYVVDPLIYAVNGREWRAFPDDIKQAIRRSAEDAAQYQKALARVGLDDGAALAWLKEHDEVPDVTDPYAVLEENGVTITRLSDDQLAAFKAKVAPVVDQWTDTIGAKLVDTARTDQQQAR